A stretch of Porites lutea chromosome 5, jaPorLute2.1, whole genome shotgun sequence DNA encodes these proteins:
- the LOC140936614 gene encoding peptidyl-prolyl cis-trans isomerase B-like encodes MVLLLLATIYYMNALFVPFVVSADSDTLVTNKVYLDISIGEQEKGRIVIGLFGKTVPRTVENFKALASHEYGFGYRGAIFHRVIKDFMIQGGDFSDNGEGSGSKSIYGKYFDDENFILKHYGPGWVCMANAGKDTNGSQFYITLVRTKWLDGKHTCFGKVLEGMKIVKEISELETDQSDRPKNQVKITDSGVVEGFNWPFTVPKSGVLV; translated from the exons ATGGTTCTTCTCCTTCTTGCCACCATCTACTACATGAACGCTCTTTTCGTGCCGTTTGTTGTTAGCGCTGATTCCGATACACTGGTCACAAACAAGGTATATCTTGACATCAGCATTGGCGagcaagaaaaaggaagaattgTTATTGGGTTGTTCGGGAAAACAGTTCCTCGAACCGTAGAAAACTTCAAGGCCCTTGCTTCCCACGAG TACGGCTTTGGCTATAGGGGCGCAATTTTTCACCGAGTGATCAAGGACTTCATGATACAAG GTGGAGAtttcagtgacaacggtgaaggATCTGGAT CTAAAAGTATTTATGGAAAGTACTTTGATGACGAAAATTTCATCCTGAAGCATTATGGGCCAGGTTGGGTGTGTATGGCTAATGCTGGAAAGGACACTAACGGTTCGCAGTTTTACATCACATTAGTCAGGACAAAATGGTTGGATGGAAAGCACACATGTTTTGGCAAAGTTCTTGAAGGAATG AAAATCGTAAAAGAAATCAGTGAATTGGAGACGGATCAATCTGACCGACCTAAAAACCAAGTGAAGATCACAGATTCAGGCGTGGTAGAGGGCTTCAACTGGCCCTTTACAGTTCCAAAGAGTGGTGTTCTTGTTTAG
- the LOC140936615 gene encoding peptidyl-prolyl cis-trans isomerase B-like, translated as MILKVSLFCLLNMAMLVKADPDTTVTRKVFFDIGIGGQPAGRIVLGLFGNTVPKTVTNFVSLAGNEYGYGYKGSTFHRVVKNFMIQGGDFTKGDGTGGYSIYGTNFNDENFDVKHFGPGWLCMANAGKNTNGSQFYITTIKTPWLDGEHVCFGKVLEGMDVVKKIENVKTDAVSHPVQRVEITQSGAMDVPQPFEVTKDGVTA; from the exons ATGATTTTAAAGGTTTCGTTGTTTTGCCTGTTAAATATGGCGATGTTGGTGAAAGCGGACCCAGACACGACTGTGACTCGGAAAGTTTTTTTCGACATTGGCATCGGAGGACAGCCCGCCGGTAGGATTGTCCTCGGTTTATTTGGCAACACGGTTCCCAAGACTGTCACAAACTTTGTATCTTTAGCGGGAAACGAG TATGGCTACGGTTACAAAGGAAGTACTTTTCACAGAGTGGTAAAAAACTTCATGATTCAAG gAGGAGATTTTACCAAAGGAGATGGTACAGGAG GTTACAGTATTTATGGAACAAACTTTAATGATGAGAATTTCGATGTGAAGCACTTTGGTCCAGGCTGGTTATGTATGGCAAATGCTGGCAAAAATACTAATGGATCACAGTTCTACATCACAACAATCAAAACACCCTGGTTAGATGGAGAACACGTGTGCTTTGGAAAAGTCTTGGAAGGAATG GATGTAGTAAAAAAGATTGAGAATGTTAAGACGGATGCAGTTAGCCACCCAGTTCAGAGAGTAGAGATTACTCAAAGTGGAGCCATGGATGTACCACAGCCATTTGAAGTTACCAAGGATGGAGTTACTGcataa